The following DNA comes from Riemerella anatipestifer ATCC 11845 = DSM 15868.
CATAAGCCTTAGAAACACCATTGATGACTACCGTCTGATTAAACACTTGTGGAAACTGGGCTATAGAAGTATGTTTACCTTCGTAATTTAAAAACTCATAAATTTCGTCGGAAATTATCACAATCTCTGGATACTTAGCTAAAGTATTAGCAATAGCTTCCAATTCTTCATAGGTATAAAAACTTCCAGAAGGATTACAAGGCGAACTAAATAAAATCGCTTTAGTCTTTGGAGTAATGGCAGCTTCTATTTGTTTAGGAGTTACCTTAAAATCAGTTTCTATAGAAGTTTCTATAAAAACGGAATTCCCACCCATCATTCTTACCATTTCGTCGTAGCTTACCCAATATGGCGAAGGCAAAATGACTTCATCTTCGTCGTCTATAAGAGCGGCTAATACATTAGAAATGGACTGTTTAGCTCCCGTAGAAACACAAATTTGACTAGGAGAGTACTCCAAATTATTATCTCTTTTTAACTTATTACAAATAGCTTGTCTAAGTTCAGGAAATCCTGTTATAGGAGAGTAATGACTATAATTATCATCAATAGCTTTTTTAGCAGCTAATTTTATTTTTTCAGGAACATCAAAATCGGGTTCCCCCAAAGTCATACTAATAACATCTATACCTTTCGCTTTCATAGCACGGGCTTTATTAGACATTACAAAGGTTTGGGAATAGCTCAGTCTCTCAACGCGTTTAGATAATTTGCTCATAGTATATTTTTATTAGCAACAAAATTACGGATTTTGATTAAACATTTCACCATATTTATGGCTTAAATGTAAAGCTAAGTTAAATCAAAATAAATAATTATTTTTGCTAAAAATATCATCGCAATGAATAACACTTCTGATTCTAAATTTAAAAAATGGCTTAAACGAGTAGGTTGGGGAGGACTAATCTTCTTTACCGCAAAAGGGTTGGTTTGGTTAGCTGTATTTTATTTCGGTGCAGATGCTTTAAAGGGATGTGTGAATAATTAAACTCTGTATAAAATTTCTTTAAACTAAGTTATACTGCAAAACAGCTGTGAATTTTGAAATAAACCTAAGCTATAAAAAAGTATAATGAAACAAAAAAGCCGTTGAATAGTTTTAAAGTTTGAAATTATTTAACTACCCGTTATTGTAAATATCAAATATGATAAACTTTGAAAACCATTTGTCAGAAATTTTAGACTTACCAGATACTTGTCTTGATTTTTGTAAGGATGAATACGAAATAAAAAATGTTAAAAAAAACACCTTTTTATTAGGAGAAGGAGAGGTGGCTAAATGGGCTGTTTTTGTAGAAAACGGACTTTTAAGAATGTATTCTATAGACACCCAAGGTAAAGAACACATCATTCAGTTTGCTCCAGAAAAATGGTTGCTTTCAGACAGAAATAGTTTATTCTTTGATGAAAAATCTAAATTCTATATAGAAGCAGTGGAAGATAGTCAAGTCTTATTACTAAAACCTTCATTTTTTGCTCAAATAATAGAAAAGTTTCCACAAACAGCAGCATCACAAGAGATGTTGTTACAAAAACACATCAGAAATTTACAAAACAGAGTTAATTCCTTATTGGGTGCAACAGCCGAAGAAAGATACTTAGATTTCATAAAAATGTATCCCGATATTTTGCAACGAGTACCACAATGGATGGTGGCTTCCTATTTAGGGATTACCCCAGAAAGTTTAAGCAGAGTTAGAAAGAATATTGCAGAAAAAGGGAAACTTTAATCTAAAGATAACTTTCTTTAGAAAACCAAATTATTTTTCTAAGTCTTATATTTGCGGAATGAATCAGCAAGATACCATTTGTGCATTAGCTACAGCCAATGGAGTAGGAGCCATAGGCATTATTAGAGTTTCAGGAGATAACTCTATTAACATTACAAATACTATTTTCAAAGGGAAAGATTTAACTAAAGTTGACTCTCACACGCTTCATTACGGATTTATAGTCCAGGGCGAGGAAGTGATAGATGAAGTTATGATAAGTATTTTTAAAGCTCCAAAAAGCTTTACTACAGAGGATTCCGTAGAGATTTCGTTTCATGGGTCGCCTTTCATTGGTAAAAGGATTTTAGATTTATTGATAGCCAACGGTTGCAGAATGGCTAAGGCTGGAGAGTTTAGTATGAGAGCCTTTTTGAATGGTAGGATAGATCTTTCTCAAGCCGAGTCTATAGCAGACCTTATAGCTTCTGAAAGTGAGGCAGCAAGAAAAGTAGCCCTAAACCAACTCAAAGGTGGTATATCTAATGAGATTTCTATTTTACGGAATGATTTACTTAATTTTACTTCTCTTATAGAACTTGAGCTTGATTTTGCTGAAGAAGATGTAGAATTTGCTGACCGAACTGAATTGACTCAATTATTACAAAAATTAAAGTCTAAACTTGGTGGTTTATTAGAAAGTTTCCAATACGGAAATGCCGTTAAAAATGGAGTTCAAGTAGCTATTATTGGTAAGCCCAATGCAGGAAAATCTACCTTGCTAAATGCTTTACTAAAGGAGGAAAGAGCCATAGTTTCTGATATTGCAGGAACTACTAGAGATACTATAGAAGAAGTATTGCATATTGGTGGACACGCCTTTAGATTTATAGATACTGCAGGAATTAGAGATACCGCCGACAGAGTGGAGAGCATAGGTGTAGAAAAGGCTAAAGAAAAAATAAATACAGCAGATATTCTACTATATTTATTTGATATAAAAGACAGTACTCCTAACGAAATTATAAATTTCATTACCTCTTTAGAGCGTCCAGACCTTAAGGTTATTTTACTCCAAAATAAAATAGATTCTAGTAATGAAACAGAAATCAATGATTTTTGGAAACAGTTAAAAGAGGTTCTCGTTCCTAATTTTACTCAAACCATTTTGGGAATTTCGGCTAAGGAAGAAAAGAATATAGAAATTTTAAAAAACGAACTGGTATCTTATATAGAGGAATTAAAAACTTCTGAAAGTACCATTATTACCAATCAGCGTCATCAAGAAGCATTACAAAAATCGCTTCTTTCGGTACAAAAAGTGGAAGAAGCCATCACAAATAGAATTTCTACTGAACTTTTAGCCTACGAACTTCGTGCCGCTATGGAGTATCTTGGTGAAATTTCTGGAGAGTTTACCAATGATGAAGTGTTAGGCAATATCTTTGGGAAATTTTGTATTGGAAAATAGCCTATGTTTTTGCAATAATTTAAAAATAAACATCTTATATGTTTAATTATCTAAATTACAGTATTTTACGTTTAAAGTTTTTGATACCTTTTGATGCTTTTTGTTTTATTTTGATACTTTCTTAGGGTGTAATGTGGGGTACAGTGTTGTCTGCAAAGGTGGATTGGGGTACTTTTAGGGTGGTGATGGTGGAATTACCTAATGGCAAATACTGAGCGAAATTATTAACAGGTAACCAAACAAAAAGTGTAAATGAGTAGCAACATTAGAGTTAATAGGCTTTGTAAGCATTGTGGGAAGACATTTATAGCCTCCTCATCGTCCAAAGGAAGTGCTTATGAAAAGTTGGTTGCCGAAATTTTTAAACAATTAGATTTTGAGGTGGAAATTTTGGATCAAGGGAATGGAAGAAATTCCGATGCATAAAATTTAGAGTAGATAACACCGCTTTTTTGGTAGATCTAAGCCTATTCTAGTGGTTATAGTTTGGGAATAGATGACAGAGCGATAAAAGAGTATATCAATTATTA
Coding sequences within:
- the mnmE gene encoding tRNA uridine-5-carboxymethylaminomethyl(34) synthesis GTPase MnmE, coding for MNQQDTICALATANGVGAIGIIRVSGDNSINITNTIFKGKDLTKVDSHTLHYGFIVQGEEVIDEVMISIFKAPKSFTTEDSVEISFHGSPFIGKRILDLLIANGCRMAKAGEFSMRAFLNGRIDLSQAESIADLIASESEAARKVALNQLKGGISNEISILRNDLLNFTSLIELELDFAEEDVEFADRTELTQLLQKLKSKLGGLLESFQYGNAVKNGVQVAIIGKPNAGKSTLLNALLKEERAIVSDIAGTTRDTIEEVLHIGGHAFRFIDTAGIRDTADRVESIGVEKAKEKINTADILLYLFDIKDSTPNEIINFITSLERPDLKVILLQNKIDSSNETEINDFWKQLKEVLVPNFTQTILGISAKEEKNIEILKNELVSYIEELKTSESTIITNQRHQEALQKSLLSVQKVEEAITNRISTELLAYELRAAMEYLGEISGEFTNDEVLGNIFGKFCIGK
- a CDS encoding pyridoxal phosphate-dependent aminotransferase, yielding MSKLSKRVERLSYSQTFVMSNKARAMKAKGIDVISMTLGEPDFDVPEKIKLAAKKAIDDNYSHYSPITGFPELRQAICNKLKRDNNLEYSPSQICVSTGAKQSISNVLAALIDDEDEVILPSPYWVSYDEMVRMMGGNSVFIETSIETDFKVTPKQIEAAITPKTKAILFSSPCNPSGSFYTYEELEAIANTLAKYPEIVIISDEIYEFLNYEGKHTSIAQFPQVFNQTVVINGVSKAYAMTGWRIGYSAAPQWLASACDKIQGQVTSGANTIAQIASITALEMQPLELQPMIDKFKERRNLAHQLISEIPGFKCNLPKGAFYLFPDVSYYFGKTLGDTTINNSDDFAMFLLEKAHVATVGGVSFGDTNCIRLSYATSDEQIIEAMKRIKETLAKYNV
- a CDS encoding Crp/Fnr family transcriptional regulator; the protein is MINFENHLSEILDLPDTCLDFCKDEYEIKNVKKNTFLLGEGEVAKWAVFVENGLLRMYSIDTQGKEHIIQFAPEKWLLSDRNSLFFDEKSKFYIEAVEDSQVLLLKPSFFAQIIEKFPQTAASQEMLLQKHIRNLQNRVNSLLGATAEERYLDFIKMYPDILQRVPQWMVASYLGITPESLSRVRKNIAEKGKL